A genomic region of Amblyraja radiata isolate CabotCenter1 chromosome 16, sAmbRad1.1.pri, whole genome shotgun sequence contains the following coding sequences:
- the LOC116982105 gene encoding interferon alpha-F-like isoform X1: MWLHRSWGGHLPRQCRTERRSLKTKPLDLVKLSMGVEAQDRIQIVHQTLHHLSKIYSMNLSSVTWVQATVEHFRLLLDRQLTELEVCVRKPSTGSRAKKNATVRKYFRKLRRFLKQKGFSDCAWEITRAETRAHLQQLLLIMATISREHGRLK; encoded by the exons ATGTGGCTTCACCGCAGTTGG GGTGGCCACCTACCCCGACAATGTAGGACTGAGCGGCGGTCGCTTAAAACAAAGCCCTTGGACCTGGTGAAACTTTCCATGGGGGTTGAG GCCCAGGACAGGATCCAGATTGTCCATCAAACACTGCATCACCTCAGCAAGATCTACAGCATGAACCTGAGCTCAGTAACGTGGGTCCAGGCCACAGTGGAACACTTCAGGCTTCTCCTGGATCGGCAGCTCACGGAGCTGGAAGTTTGTGTCAGGAAACCAAGCACAGGGTCCAGGGCAAAGAAGAATGCTACAGTTCGTAAATACTTCAGGAAACTGAGAAGGTTTCTGAAACAAAAG GGATTCAGTGACTGTGCCTGGGAAATTACTCGCGCTGAGACCAGGGCGCATTTACAACAGCTCCTTCTCATCATGGCAACAATCAGCAGGGAACATGGAAGACTCAAGTGA
- the LOC116982105 gene encoding interferon alpha-F-like isoform X2: MWLQRSWGGHLPRQCRTERRSLKTKPLDLVKLSMGVEAQDRIQIVHQTLHHLSKIYSMNLSSVTWVQATVEHFRLLLDRQLTELEVCVRKPSTGSRAKKNATVRKYFRKLRRFLKQKGFSDCAWEITRAETRAHLQQLLLIMATISREHGRLK, encoded by the exons GGTGGCCACCTACCCCGACAATGTAGGACTGAGCGGCGGTCGCTTAAAACAAAGCCCTTGGACCTGGTGAAACTTTCCATGGGGGTTGAG GCCCAGGACAGGATCCAGATTGTCCATCAAACACTGCATCACCTCAGCAAGATCTACAGCATGAACCTGAGCTCAGTAACGTGGGTCCAGGCCACAGTGGAACACTTCAGGCTTCTCCTGGATCGGCAGCTCACGGAGCTGGAAGTTTGTGTCAGGAAACCAAGCACAGGGTCCAGGGCAAAGAAGAATGCTACAGTTCGTAAATACTTCAGGAAACTGAGAAGGTTTCTGAAACAAAAG GGATTCAGTGACTGTGCCTGGGAAATTACTCGCGCTGAGACCAGGGCGCATTTACAACAGCTCCTTCTCATCATGGCAACAATCAGCAGGGAACATGGAAGACTCAAGTGA